In a genomic window of Amycolatopsis japonica:
- the pip gene encoding prolyl aminopeptidase, whose protein sequence is MDDLYPPIQVRAEGMLDVGDGHRIYCQEAGNPDGKPVVVLHGGPGSGISPMARRHFDPEAYRIILFDQRGAGRSTPHIGTPDVDLSANTLWHLVADMEKLRERLNLDQWQLFGGSWGATLALAYAETHPSRVSEIILRGVFTVRRGELDWIYNGGAANLFPREWEDFLAPIPEDRRDDPLSAYRELVYHPDRAIRERAAIAWSTWEGAIVCLRPDPAFHNQYASPEFAVTFARLALHYFCHGAWLEEGQLIREAGKLSGIPGVIVQGRYDAVCPPATAYELHRAWPDSKLELVEAAGHAVTDPGMLAALREATDSFRSP, encoded by the coding sequence ATGGATGACCTGTACCCGCCGATCCAGGTGCGCGCCGAGGGCATGCTCGACGTCGGCGACGGGCACCGGATCTACTGCCAGGAAGCCGGGAATCCGGACGGCAAACCCGTGGTCGTGCTGCACGGAGGCCCTGGTAGCGGCATCTCCCCCATGGCCAGGCGGCATTTCGATCCCGAGGCCTACCGGATCATCCTGTTCGACCAGCGCGGCGCCGGGCGCAGCACTCCGCATATCGGCACGCCGGACGTCGACCTGTCGGCCAACACCCTCTGGCACCTCGTCGCGGACATGGAAAAGCTGCGCGAACGGCTGAATCTCGACCAGTGGCAGCTCTTCGGCGGTTCGTGGGGCGCGACCCTCGCCCTCGCCTACGCCGAAACCCACCCGAGCCGCGTCAGCGAGATCATCCTGCGCGGCGTGTTCACCGTCCGCCGCGGCGAACTCGACTGGATCTACAACGGCGGCGCCGCGAACCTCTTCCCCCGCGAGTGGGAAGACTTCCTCGCGCCGATCCCCGAAGACCGCCGCGACGACCCACTGTCGGCGTACCGCGAGCTCGTCTATCACCCCGATCGGGCGATCCGGGAACGTGCGGCCATCGCCTGGAGCACCTGGGAAGGCGCGATCGTCTGCCTGCGCCCGGATCCCGCCTTCCACAACCAGTACGCGTCGCCGGAGTTCGCGGTCACCTTCGCCCGGCTGGCGCTGCACTACTTCTGCCATGGGGCGTGGCTTGAGGAAGGGCAGCTGATCCGGGAGGCCGGGAAGCTGTCGGGGATTCCTGGCGTGATCGTGCAGGGTCGGTACGACGCGGTGTGCCCGCCGGCGACCGCTTACGAGCTGCACCGGGCTTGGCCGGACTCGAAGCTGGAGCTCGTCGAAGCGGCCGGACACGCGGTGACGGATCCGGGGATGCTGGCGGCGCTTCGGGAAGCGACGGACTCTTTTCGCTCGCCTTGA